A part of Streptomyces sp. NBC_00557 genomic DNA contains:
- the hydA gene encoding dihydropyrimidinase → MSSRTVIRGGLVITASDEIHADVLIEDGRVAALAASGTPAAEAFTADRVIDATGKYVIPGGVDGHTHMEMPFGGTTAADTFETGTRAAAWGGTTTIVDFAIQSVGGTLREGLDAWHAKAEGNCAVDYGFHMIVSDVNEETLKEMDLLVEEGVTSFKQFMAYPGVFYSDDGQILRAMQRAAENGGLIMMHAENGIAIDVLVEQALARGETDPRYHGEVRKALLEAEATHRAIRLAQVAGAPLYVVHVSAMEAVAELARARDEGLNVFGETCPQYLFLSTDNLAEPDFEGAKYVCSTPLRPKEHQAKLWQGLRTNDLQVVSTDHCPFCFTGQKELGRGDFSKIPNGLPGVENRMDLLHQAVVDGHISRRRWIEIACATPARMFGMYPKKGTIAPGADADIVIYDPHAEQVMSAETHHMNVDYSAYEGRRTTGRVETVLSRGVPVITEREYTGHAGHGVFTPRSTCQYLN, encoded by the coding sequence ATGAGCAGCCGTACCGTCATCCGCGGCGGTCTCGTCATCACCGCCTCGGACGAGATCCACGCCGACGTCCTGATCGAGGACGGCCGCGTCGCCGCCCTCGCCGCCTCCGGCACCCCCGCCGCCGAGGCGTTCACCGCCGACCGGGTCATCGACGCCACCGGCAAGTACGTGATCCCGGGCGGGGTCGACGGCCACACGCACATGGAGATGCCGTTCGGCGGCACCACCGCCGCCGACACCTTCGAGACCGGCACCCGCGCCGCCGCCTGGGGCGGCACGACCACGATCGTCGACTTCGCCATCCAGAGCGTCGGCGGCACCCTGCGCGAGGGCCTGGACGCCTGGCACGCCAAGGCCGAGGGCAACTGCGCCGTCGACTACGGGTTCCACATGATCGTCTCCGATGTGAACGAGGAGACGCTGAAGGAGATGGACCTGCTGGTGGAGGAGGGCGTCACCTCCTTCAAGCAGTTCATGGCCTACCCCGGTGTCTTCTACAGCGACGACGGGCAGATCCTGCGCGCCATGCAGCGGGCCGCCGAGAACGGCGGGCTGATCATGATGCACGCCGAGAACGGCATCGCCATCGACGTCCTGGTCGAACAGGCCCTCGCCCGGGGCGAGACCGACCCGCGTTACCACGGAGAGGTCCGCAAGGCCCTGCTGGAGGCCGAGGCCACCCACCGCGCCATCCGGCTCGCACAGGTCGCCGGCGCACCCCTGTACGTCGTCCACGTCTCCGCGATGGAAGCGGTCGCCGAGCTGGCGCGGGCCCGCGACGAGGGGCTGAACGTCTTCGGCGAGACCTGCCCGCAGTACCTGTTCCTGTCCACCGACAACCTCGCCGAGCCGGACTTCGAGGGCGCGAAGTACGTGTGCAGCACGCCCCTGCGGCCCAAGGAGCACCAGGCCAAGCTGTGGCAGGGGCTGCGCACCAACGACCTCCAGGTCGTCTCCACCGACCACTGCCCCTTCTGCTTCACGGGCCAGAAGGAGCTGGGCCGCGGCGACTTCTCCAAGATCCCCAACGGCCTGCCCGGCGTGGAGAACCGCATGGACCTGCTCCACCAGGCCGTCGTCGACGGGCACATCTCCCGCCGCCGCTGGATCGAGATCGCCTGCGCCACCCCGGCCCGGATGTTCGGCATGTACCCCAAGAAGGGCACCATCGCGCCGGGCGCCGACGCCGACATCGTGATCTACGACCCGCACGCCGAGCAGGTCATGTCGGCCGAGACCCACCACATGAACGTCGACTACTCCGCCTACGAGGGCAGGCGCACCACCGGCCGGGTCGAGACCGTGCTCTCGCGAGGCGTGCCCGTCATCACCGAGCGGGAGTACACCGGGCACGCCGGCCACGGCGTCTTCACCCCGCGCTCCACCTGTCAGTACCTCAACTAG
- a CDS encoding nitrilase-related carbon-nitrogen hydrolase yields MSRVIRAALFQTAWTGDKESMIQVHEQAARDAAAQGAQVLCFQELFYGPYFCQVQDKAFYEYAERIPEGPTVQRFQSLARELGIVLILPMYEEEQPGVLYNTAAVIDADGSYLGKYRKTHIPQVQGFWEKFYFRPGNSGWPVFDTAAGRIGVYICYDRHFPEGWRALGLAGAEIVFNPSATSRGLSRYLWQLEQPAAAVANEYFVGAINRVGVEDLGDNDFYGTTYFVDPEAQFVGEVASDKETELVVRDLDLAKLREVRDRWQFYRDRAPGAYGPLTAP; encoded by the coding sequence ATGAGCCGAGTGATCCGAGCCGCCCTGTTCCAGACCGCGTGGACGGGCGACAAGGAATCCATGATCCAGGTCCACGAGCAGGCGGCCCGCGACGCGGCCGCGCAGGGCGCCCAGGTCCTCTGCTTCCAGGAGCTGTTCTACGGCCCCTACTTCTGCCAGGTCCAGGACAAGGCCTTCTACGAGTACGCCGAACGGATCCCCGAGGGCCCGACCGTCCAGCGCTTCCAGTCCCTCGCCCGCGAGCTGGGCATCGTCCTGATCCTGCCCATGTACGAGGAGGAGCAGCCGGGCGTCCTGTACAACACCGCCGCCGTGATCGACGCGGACGGCTCCTACCTCGGCAAGTACCGCAAGACCCACATCCCCCAGGTCCAGGGATTCTGGGAGAAGTTCTACTTCCGCCCCGGCAACAGCGGCTGGCCCGTCTTCGACACCGCCGCCGGCCGGATCGGCGTGTACATCTGCTACGACCGGCACTTCCCGGAGGGCTGGCGGGCGCTGGGCCTCGCCGGAGCCGAGATCGTCTTCAACCCCTCGGCCACCTCGCGCGGCCTGTCCCGCTACCTGTGGCAGCTGGAACAGCCGGCGGCGGCCGTCGCCAACGAGTACTTCGTCGGCGCGATCAACCGGGTCGGCGTGGAGGACCTGGGCGACAACGACTTCTACGGCACGACCTACTTCGTCGACCCCGAGGCCCAGTTCGTCGGCGAGGTCGCGAGCGACAAGGAGACCGAACTCGTCGTACGCGACCTGGACCTGGCCAAACTCCGCGAGGTCCGCGACCGCTGGCAGTTCTACCGCGACCGGGCGCCCGGGGCGTACGGACCGCTGACCGCGCCCTGA
- a CDS encoding PucR family transcriptional regulator has translation MTTTLESRHGWEPALSVRQVLTLERVLAGEPEVVAGAGQLDRPVRWVHVAEAADVGVMLSGGEMVLTTGVLLAGDEAKQAEYIQSLHRAEAAAVVLGLGRAFPAPPEVMRRAAERCGLPMVVLHRPFPFAELTEEVQCRLVRRKFAAVSLSETVRTELTALITAGAPVQRLLDEVARHGGCPVVLTNLAHRVLATAGERSAVDDVLRDWERIARQAGAAAGDEWISAELGGRGERWGRLLLCGYRGEAATGRLLADRAAEALVLHRMLGGGSAPSWEEESAQSLLTDLVSGAVPARQLLPRARAAGLPVNRRTFVPLVVLGRAPGELDRVLRLLGLAGLVAELADGRAAVLLSLPRDQDADALTAHFAARLRAGSRAVVAASDARTAWDDVPAGLREARHVADAVADSPAALDLPAVVRLKDVHLRGLVRLLRDDPHVQSFAERELDGLLGEAEPELLNVLRTYLATGRNKSRTAQLHHVSRPALYRRLEAIQARLGVDLDDFEQAASVHIALLAHDAQLR, from the coding sequence ATGACCACCACCCTGGAGTCCCGGCACGGCTGGGAACCCGCCCTCTCCGTCCGCCAGGTGCTCACCCTGGAACGGGTCCTCGCCGGGGAACCCGAGGTGGTGGCCGGCGCCGGGCAGCTCGACCGGCCGGTGCGCTGGGTGCACGTCGCCGAGGCCGCCGACGTCGGCGTGATGCTCAGCGGCGGCGAGATGGTGCTCACCACCGGCGTCCTCCTGGCCGGCGACGAGGCCAAGCAGGCCGAGTACATCCAGTCGCTGCACCGGGCCGAGGCCGCCGCCGTCGTGCTCGGCCTCGGGCGGGCCTTCCCGGCGCCGCCCGAGGTGATGCGCCGGGCCGCCGAGCGGTGCGGGCTGCCCATGGTCGTCCTGCACCGGCCCTTCCCGTTCGCCGAGCTGACCGAGGAGGTCCAGTGCCGGCTGGTACGGCGGAAGTTCGCCGCCGTCAGCCTCTCGGAGACGGTACGCACCGAACTCACCGCCCTGATCACCGCCGGCGCCCCCGTGCAGCGGCTGCTCGACGAGGTCGCCCGGCACGGCGGCTGCCCGGTCGTGCTCACCAACCTCGCCCACCGCGTCCTCGCCACGGCGGGGGAGCGGTCCGCCGTGGACGACGTGCTGCGCGACTGGGAGCGGATCGCCCGGCAGGCCGGGGCGGCGGCGGGCGACGAGTGGATCAGCGCCGAGCTGGGCGGGCGCGGGGAGCGCTGGGGCCGGCTGCTGCTGTGCGGCTACCGGGGCGAGGCGGCCACCGGCCGGCTGCTCGCCGACCGGGCCGCCGAGGCGCTGGTCCTGCACCGCATGCTCGGCGGCGGTTCCGCGCCGTCCTGGGAGGAGGAGTCCGCGCAGAGCCTGCTCACCGACCTGGTCTCCGGCGCCGTACCGGCCCGGCAGCTGCTGCCCCGGGCGCGGGCGGCCGGGCTGCCGGTCAACCGGCGCACCTTCGTGCCGCTGGTAGTCCTCGGCCGCGCCCCCGGCGAACTCGACCGAGTGCTGCGTCTGCTGGGGCTGGCCGGGCTGGTCGCCGAACTCGCCGACGGCCGCGCCGCCGTCCTGCTCAGCCTCCCGCGCGACCAGGACGCCGACGCCCTCACCGCCCACTTCGCGGCCCGGCTGCGCGCCGGGTCACGGGCCGTGGTCGCGGCCAGCGACGCCCGCACCGCCTGGGACGACGTGCCCGCCGGGCTGCGCGAGGCCCGGCACGTCGCCGACGCCGTCGCCGACTCCCCGGCCGCGCTCGACCTGCCGGCCGTGGTCCGCCTGAAGGACGTGCACCTGCGCGGACTGGTCCGGTTGCTGCGCGACGACCCGCACGTGCAGTCCTTCGCCGAACGGGAACTGGACGGGCTGCTCGGCGAGGCCGAGCCCGAGCTGCTGAACGTCCTGCGCACCTACCTCGCCACCGGCCGCAACAAGTCCCGCACCGCCCAGCTCCACCACGTCTCCCGGCCCGCCCTCTACCGCCGCCTGGAGGCCATACAGGCCCGGCTCGGCGTCGACCTGGACGACTTCGAACAGGCGGCCTCCGTGCACATCGCGCTCCTCGCGCACGACGCGCAACTGCGGTGA
- a CDS encoding aspartate aminotransferase family protein: MPDWLALYYDEPIEITHGEGRHVWDSAGNKYLDFFGGILTTMTAHALPEVTKAVAEQAGRIIHSSTLYLNRPMVDLAERIAQVSGIPDARVFFTTSGTEANDTALLLATSYRRSNTVLAMRNSYHGRSFSTVGITGNRGWSPTSLSPLQTLYVHGGVRTRGPFAGLDDRAFIDACVADLKDVLGHTRPPAALIAEPIQGVGGFTSPPDGLYAAFRDVLKEHGILWIADEVQTGWGRTGDHFWGWQAHARSGPPDIVTFAKGIGNGTSIGGVIARADIMNCLDANSISTFGGTQLTMAAGLANLTYLLEHDLQGNARRVGGLLIERLRAVAAQLPGVREVRGRGLMIGIELVRPGTDQADPQAAAAVLEAAREGGLLIGKGGGHDTSALRIAPPLSLTVAEAEEGAAILERALRSTH; the protein is encoded by the coding sequence ATGCCCGACTGGCTCGCGCTCTACTACGACGAGCCGATCGAGATCACCCACGGCGAGGGCCGCCACGTCTGGGACTCCGCCGGCAACAAGTACCTGGACTTCTTCGGCGGCATCCTGACGACGATGACCGCGCACGCCCTGCCCGAGGTGACCAAGGCGGTCGCCGAGCAGGCCGGGCGGATCATCCACTCCTCCACCCTCTACCTCAACCGCCCCATGGTCGACCTCGCCGAGCGCATCGCCCAGGTGAGCGGCATCCCCGACGCCCGGGTCTTCTTCACCACCTCCGGCACCGAGGCCAACGACACCGCCCTGCTGCTCGCCACCTCCTACCGGCGCAGCAACACGGTCCTGGCGATGCGCAACAGCTACCACGGGCGGTCCTTCAGCACGGTCGGCATCACCGGCAACCGCGGCTGGTCGCCGACCTCCCTGTCCCCGCTGCAGACCCTGTACGTGCACGGCGGCGTGCGCACCCGGGGCCCGTTCGCCGGCCTGGACGACCGCGCCTTCATCGACGCCTGTGTCGCCGACCTGAAGGACGTCCTCGGGCACACCCGGCCGCCCGCCGCGCTGATCGCCGAGCCGATCCAGGGCGTCGGCGGCTTCACCTCCCCGCCCGACGGGCTCTACGCCGCCTTCCGGGACGTCCTGAAGGAGCACGGCATCCTGTGGATCGCCGACGAGGTGCAGACCGGCTGGGGCCGCACCGGCGACCACTTCTGGGGCTGGCAGGCACACGCCCGCAGCGGCCCGCCGGACATCGTCACGTTCGCCAAGGGCATCGGCAACGGCACCTCGATCGGCGGCGTGATCGCCCGCGCCGACATCATGAACTGCCTGGACGCCAACAGCATCTCCACGTTCGGCGGCACCCAGCTCACCATGGCCGCCGGCCTCGCCAACCTCACCTACCTCCTCGAACACGACCTCCAGGGCAACGCCCGCCGGGTCGGCGGCCTGCTCATCGAACGGCTGCGCGCCGTCGCCGCCCAGCTGCCGGGCGTCCGGGAAGTGCGCGGGCGCGGCCTGATGATCGGCATCGAGCTGGTCAGGCCCGGCACCGACCAGGCCGACCCGCAGGCGGCCGCCGCCGTCCTGGAGGCGGCCCGCGAGGGCGGGCTGCTCATCGGCAAGGGCGGCGGCCACGACACCAGCGCCCTGCGCATCGCCCCGCCGCTGTCGCTCACGGTCGCGGAGGCGGAGGAGGGCGCGGCGATCCTGGAACGGGCGCTCAGGAGTACGCACTAG
- a CDS encoding nitrilase-related carbon-nitrogen hydrolase, whose amino-acid sequence MANVVRAALVQATWTGDTESMVAKHEEHAREAARRGARVIGFQEVFNSPYFCQVQEPEHYRWAERVPDGPTVRRMQELARETGMVVVVPVFEVEQSGFYYNTAAVIDADGTYLGKYRKHHIPQVKGFWEKYYFKPGNLGWPVFDTAVGKVGVYICYDRHFPEGWRQLGLNGAQLVYNPSATHRGLSAYLWQLEQPAAAVANEYFVAAINRVGREEYGDNDFYGTSYFVDPRGQFVGEVASDTSEELLVRDLDFDLIEEVRQQWAFYRDRRPDAYEGLVQP is encoded by the coding sequence ATGGCCAACGTCGTACGCGCCGCACTGGTCCAGGCCACGTGGACCGGCGACACCGAGTCCATGGTGGCGAAACACGAGGAGCACGCCCGCGAGGCGGCCCGCCGCGGCGCCCGGGTCATCGGGTTCCAGGAGGTCTTCAACTCGCCCTACTTCTGCCAGGTCCAGGAGCCCGAGCACTACCGCTGGGCCGAACGGGTGCCGGACGGGCCGACGGTGCGGCGGATGCAGGAGCTCGCGCGGGAGACCGGGATGGTCGTCGTGGTCCCCGTCTTCGAGGTCGAGCAGTCCGGCTTCTACTACAACACCGCCGCCGTGATCGACGCCGACGGCACCTACCTCGGCAAGTACCGCAAGCACCACATCCCGCAGGTCAAGGGCTTCTGGGAGAAGTACTACTTCAAGCCCGGCAACCTCGGCTGGCCCGTCTTCGACACCGCCGTCGGCAAGGTCGGCGTCTACATCTGCTACGACCGGCACTTCCCGGAGGGCTGGCGGCAACTCGGTCTCAACGGAGCCCAGTTGGTCTACAACCCGTCGGCCACCCACCGAGGGCTGTCCGCCTACCTGTGGCAGCTGGAGCAGCCCGCCGCCGCCGTCGCCAACGAGTACTTCGTCGCCGCCATCAACCGGGTCGGGCGGGAGGAGTACGGCGACAACGACTTCTACGGGACCAGTTACTTCGTCGACCCCCGCGGGCAGTTCGTCGGCGAGGTCGCGAGCGACACCTCCGAGGAACTCCTCGTCCGCGACCTCGATTTCGACCTGATCGAGGAAGTGCGGCAGCAGTGGGCCTTCTACCGAGACCGCCGCCCCGACGCCTACGAAGGACTGGTACAGCCGTGA